One genomic window of Gossypium hirsutum isolate 1008001.06 chromosome D11, Gossypium_hirsutum_v2.1, whole genome shotgun sequence includes the following:
- the LOC107911182 gene encoding disease resistance protein UNI-like, with product MEALIEDSVSVIGVHTMGGIGKTTLVKEIARKVKGKLFDSVVIATVTQAIDIGKIQNIIAVLLGLKFEEQSTHVKALRLRERLKKDERILVVLDDIWAKVDIEEVGIALGDEHKGCKLLLTSRELNVLTNGMDAQKHFFHEKEAWDLFKKAGGCVESFGLKPTTTKSLVPSPKLHCDEDGGGTAALTKRYERVEGSADALVVVAAED from the exons ATGGAGGCACTAATAGAAGATAGCGTCAGTGTTATTGGGGTGCACACTATGGGCGGGATTGGAAAAACAACGCTAGTAAAAGAAATCGCTAGAAAGGTCAAGGGCAAGTTGTTTGATTCGGTTGTCATAGCAACAGTAACTCAAGCCATTGATATTGGGAAAATTCAGAACATAATTGCAGTGTTATTGGGCTTGAAATTTGAGGAACAGAGTACCCATGTAAAGGCACTTCGACTACGAGAAAGATTGAAGAAAGATGAGAGAATTCTAGTTGTGTTGGATGACATTTGGGCAAAGGTTGATATTGAGGAAGTAGGGATTGCTTTGGGAGATGAACACAAAGGCTGCAAATTACTATTAACTTCTAGAGAGCTCAATGTTTTAACAAATGGGATGGATGCTCAAAAACATTTTTTCCACGAAAAGGAGGCCTGGGACCTGTTCAAGAAGGCTGGCGGTTGTGTTGAAAGTTTCGGTTTGAAGCCTACAACTACGAAG TCACTTGTCCCTTCACCAAAGCTCCATTGCGACGAAGATGGTGGCGGCACGGCGGCTCTGACGAAAAG GTACGAGCGCGTGGAAGGCAGCGCGGATGCTTTGGTGGTTGTGGCGGCTGAAGATTAG
- the LOC107911181 gene encoding cytosolic sulfotransferase 14, protein MEKTNKCNSSFVSTAHDVEESWDDEFQQLVQTFPKDKGFTGMNLYFFQGFWCPSIVLKAVISCQKHFQAFDSDIIIATLPKCGTTWLKALTFSTLYRNQFPREKNPLLTYNPHSLVRFIDYDFYFNDTCPDLENCTLYQPRLFSIHLPYASLPTSIKDSNCKIVYLCRNPMDTLISFWSFFSRLRGEGFEPVSLDEAFEMFCQGIIQFGPFFDHVLGYWRASQEKSSKILFLQYEDLKEDINSHLKKLAMFLGVPFTEEEEKQGVVEEIAKICSFENMKDLEVNKKGVQTFGYPQETFSGKTKTFEVPCEAFFRKAKMGDWSNYLTPSMVERLEKLIQEKLENSGLTFKLFSKTSKDITST, encoded by the coding sequence ATGGAGAAAACAAATAAGTGCAACTCCAGCTTCGTTTCCACAGCCCATGATGTTGAGGAGTCTTGGGATGATGAATTCCAACAACTGGTGCAAACCTTCCCTAAAGATAAAGGCTTCACAGGAATGAATCTTTACTTCTTCCAAGGTTTTTGGTGTCCATCAATTGTTTTAAAAGCTGTGATTTCTTGTCAAAAACATTTCCAAGCATTTGATTCTGATATTATCATCGCCACTTTGCCAAAATGTGGCACTACTTGGCTTAAAGCCTTGACTTTCTCTACTTTGTACCGCAATCAGTTCCCAAGGGAAAAGAATCCCTTGCTCACCTATAACCCTCACTCTCTTGTTCGCTTCATTGATTATGACTTCTATTTCAACGACACGTGTCCTGATCTCGAAAATTGTACTCTTTACCAGCCAAGACTTTTTTCTATCCACTTGCCTTATGCTTCTTTGCCAACTTCTATTAAAGATTCCAACTGTAAGATTGTTTACTTATGTAGAAACCCCATGGACACGCTCATTTCTTTTTGGTCTTTCTTTTCGAGGCTTCGAGGCGAAGGCTTTGAGCCAGTATCACTAGATGAAGCTTTTGAGATGTTCTGCCAAGGAATCATTCAATTTGGACCATTTTTCGATCATGTGTTAGGGTATTGGAGGGCAAGCCAAGAAAAATCGAGCAAAATATTGTTTTTACAATATGAAGATCTCAAGGAAGACATCAATTCTCACCTAAAAAAGTTGGCAATGTTTTTGGGGGTTCCTTTCACTGAGGAAGAAGAGAAACAAGGAGTTGTTGAAGAAATAGCGAAAATTTGCAGCTTTGAGAACATGAAAGACTTGGAAGTGAATAAGAAGGGCGTGCAAACTTTTGGGTATCCACAAGAAACTTTCTCAGGGAAAACAAAGACTTTTGAGGTTCCATGTGAAGCTTTCTTCAGAAAAGCAAAAATGGGAGATTGGAGCAATTATCTCACACCCTCCATGGTTGAACGTCTAGAGAAACTTATTCAAGAGAAATTGGAAAACTCTGGTTTAACATTTAAATTGTTCTCTAAAACTTCAAAAGATATTACTTCTACATGA